Proteins from a single region of Sphingopyxis sp. BSN-002:
- a CDS encoding TIGR03013 family XrtA/PEP-CTERM system glycosyltransferase: protein MFRLFKHYVPHAVVWLALIEFLALLGSAEAAWHIYASFAGFDAGTLGARWLPLTTFAVSNSLAMMATGMYGNEALRSMKFATARLLAAISLGVIFLSIIGFLLPTATLWRVNSLYAMVLAIAALFVIRLILTQTAGAEAFKRRILVLGAGSRAARLQALADTPGSGIAVAGFVAMSGSEKTMKDAVPREQIPNLSDHVVALGAGEVVLAMEERRNSLPLNDLLRVKTTGVHVNDIASFIERETGRVDLATTNPSALIFSDGFSAGQRISRVAKRVFDILASVAVLVIGLPLVIIAAIAVKLDSKGPVFYRQSRVGLYGEPYEIVKIRSMRTDAEAAGKAIWASENDPRITRVGNIIRKLRVDELPQLWCVLKGHMSFVGPRPERPSFVEELEQQLPYYAERHMVKPGLTGWAQINYPYGASVEDARAKLEYDLYYAKNYSPFLDLLILLQTVRVVLWPEGAR, encoded by the coding sequence ACTGTTCAAACATTATGTCCCCCACGCAGTGGTTTGGCTGGCGCTGATCGAGTTTCTCGCGCTGCTCGGTTCGGCGGAGGCGGCGTGGCACATCTACGCCAGCTTTGCCGGATTCGACGCCGGTACCCTCGGCGCGCGCTGGCTGCCGCTGACGACCTTTGCCGTATCCAATTCGCTCGCGATGATGGCGACGGGAATGTACGGGAACGAGGCGCTGCGGTCGATGAAGTTCGCGACCGCGCGCCTGCTCGCTGCGATCTCGCTGGGCGTCATCTTCCTGTCGATCATCGGCTTCCTGTTGCCGACCGCGACGCTGTGGCGCGTCAACAGCCTCTATGCGATGGTGCTTGCGATCGCGGCGCTGTTCGTCATCCGCCTGATCCTGACCCAGACCGCGGGCGCCGAAGCGTTCAAGCGGCGCATTCTGGTGCTGGGCGCCGGATCGCGCGCGGCGCGGCTGCAGGCGCTGGCCGATACGCCCGGAAGCGGGATCGCGGTCGCCGGCTTCGTCGCGATGTCGGGCAGCGAAAAGACCATGAAAGATGCGGTCCCGCGCGAGCAGATCCCAAACCTGTCCGACCATGTTGTCGCGCTGGGCGCGGGCGAGGTGGTGCTGGCGATGGAGGAGCGGCGCAACTCGCTGCCGCTGAACGACCTGCTGCGCGTCAAGACGACCGGGGTCCATGTCAACGATATCGCGAGCTTCATCGAGCGCGAGACCGGGCGCGTCGACTTGGCGACGACGAACCCCAGCGCGCTGATCTTTTCCGACGGCTTTTCCGCCGGGCAGCGGATATCGCGCGTCGCGAAGCGCGTGTTCGATATCCTCGCCAGCGTCGCGGTGCTCGTCATCGGGTTGCCGCTGGTGATCATCGCCGCGATCGCGGTGAAGCTCGACAGCAAGGGCCCCGTCTTTTACCGCCAATCGCGCGTCGGCCTTTACGGCGAGCCGTACGAGATCGTGAAGATCCGTTCGATGCGGACCGATGCGGAGGCGGCGGGCAAGGCGATCTGGGCGAGCGAGAACGACCCCCGCATCACCCGGGTCGGCAACATCATCCGCAAGCTGCGCGTCGACGAACTGCCGCAGCTCTGGTGCGTGCTGAAAGGCCATATGAGCTTCGTCGGCCCGCGTCCCGAACGGCCGAGCTTCGTCGAGGAACTGGAGCAGCAGCTGCCCTATTATGCCGAGCGGCATATGGTGAAGCCCGGGCTGACCGGCTGGGCGCAGATCAACTATCCCTATGGCGCGTCGGTCGAGGATGCGCGCGCGAAGCTCGAATATGATCTCTACTATGCCAAGAATTATTCGCCCTTCCTGGACCTGCTGATCCTGCTCCAGACGGTGCGGGTGGTGCTGTGGCCGGAGGGAGCGCGCTGA
- the prsK gene encoding XrtA/PEP-CTERM system histidine kinase PrsK, translated as MAGGSALTVALAGLSEILSALALVAFAGVGLWLLARPRARMVALMPAPRWLAAAAAGTAIWCAALYVWAPGSSQALAVQALRDLAMLGWLRATFWSPAAPMSRPLRLILRLLVTISAAMLLIGGAAHWERGAGAAEWLGSALTISAMIVATGGLLLVDGAVRRASAGLRMPVMAVAGGFAMLWAYELNVQLIGALTDKPASTLIHLLPGVALLILPTFVVAAMDVGRERIRLSRTAAMRTLILIGAATYLVLIGLVGAVARLIGGDYGELAQGTFLIFALGCGGLLLLSARARAWLSVMISKHFFEHRYDYRAEWMRFTATLAQGDGEDDRNLHRRVAKALAELTGSPGALLMLPDALGAFRVAEQWHWPAGIGDEEATLSLRSSFMLQETRHIVDLDAERRGRPADEQDLAIPDWLLADARAWVVVPVLHFHRMIAVVVLHRPPVSRALDWEDLDVLRIAGQQAASYLAESQSQAALSEAKRFDEFNRRFAFIMHDIKNLASQLSLLASNAERHADKPAFRADMVETLKISSGRLSDLLVRLSPRERGRAAEAERTLVEPVLNAIAAEAKARRALFVGCQAGLAAWGDAGSIRQIVQHLVANAIDASPGDTAVQVIAVAEHGRARIDVIDQGSGMTRAFIRDELFKPFVSTKDGGFGLGAFEALQLAQAMGGSIEVASEPGKGSNFTLWLPLADAHADGAADNRIMKVANR; from the coding sequence GTGGCCGGAGGGAGCGCGCTGACCGTGGCGCTCGCCGGCCTGTCCGAAATTCTCTCGGCGCTCGCGCTCGTCGCGTTTGCGGGGGTCGGCCTGTGGCTGCTCGCGCGGCCGCGGGCGCGGATGGTTGCGCTGATGCCGGCGCCGCGATGGCTGGCGGCGGCCGCCGCCGGCACGGCGATCTGGTGCGCGGCGCTCTATGTCTGGGCACCCGGATCGTCGCAGGCGCTGGCGGTGCAGGCGCTGCGCGATCTGGCGATGCTGGGCTGGCTGCGCGCGACCTTCTGGTCGCCGGCGGCGCCGATGTCGCGTCCGCTGCGGCTGATCCTGCGGCTGCTAGTCACGATCAGCGCGGCGATGCTTCTGATCGGCGGCGCGGCGCACTGGGAGCGCGGCGCCGGCGCGGCCGAATGGCTGGGATCGGCGCTCACCATTTCGGCGATGATCGTCGCGACCGGCGGGCTGCTGCTCGTCGATGGAGCCGTCCGGCGCGCGAGCGCGGGTTTGCGGATGCCGGTGATGGCGGTCGCGGGCGGCTTTGCGATGCTCTGGGCCTATGAGCTCAATGTACAGCTGATCGGCGCGCTGACCGACAAGCCGGCCTCGACCCTGATCCATCTGCTCCCCGGCGTCGCGCTGCTGATCCTCCCGACCTTCGTCGTTGCCGCGATGGATGTCGGGCGCGAGCGGATCCGTCTGTCGCGCACCGCCGCGATGCGGACGCTGATCCTGATCGGCGCCGCCACCTATCTGGTGCTGATCGGGCTCGTCGGCGCGGTCGCGCGGCTGATCGGCGGCGATTATGGCGAACTGGCGCAGGGCACGTTCCTGATCTTCGCGCTCGGGTGCGGCGGGTTGCTGCTGCTGTCGGCGCGCGCGCGCGCCTGGCTGTCGGTGATGATCTCGAAGCATTTCTTCGAGCACCGGTACGATTACCGCGCCGAGTGGATGCGTTTCACCGCGACGCTTGCGCAGGGAGACGGCGAAGACGACCGCAACCTTCACCGCCGCGTCGCCAAGGCGCTCGCCGAACTGACCGGCAGTCCGGGCGCGCTGCTGATGCTGCCCGACGCCCTCGGCGCGTTCCGCGTCGCGGAGCAATGGCACTGGCCGGCGGGGATCGGCGACGAGGAGGCGACGCTGTCGCTGCGGTCGTCCTTCATGCTTCAGGAGACGCGCCACATCGTCGATCTGGATGCCGAACGGCGCGGGCGACCGGCCGACGAGCAGGATCTGGCGATCCCCGACTGGCTGCTCGCTGATGCGCGCGCATGGGTTGTCGTGCCCGTCCTGCACTTTCACCGGATGATCGCGGTGGTCGTCCTGCATCGTCCGCCGGTATCGCGTGCGCTGGACTGGGAAGACCTCGACGTGCTGCGCATCGCGGGGCAGCAGGCGGCGAGCTATCTGGCCGAATCGCAGAGCCAGGCGGCGCTGTCCGAAGCCAAGCGCTTCGACGAGTTCAATCGCCGCTTCGCCTTCATCATGCACGACATCAAGAATCTGGCGAGCCAGCTCAGCCTGCTTGCCAGCAACGCCGAACGCCATGCCGACAAGCCGGCGTTCCGCGCCGACATGGTCGAGACGCTGAAAATTTCGTCGGGTCGCCTGTCGGACCTGCTCGTCCGCCTGTCGCCGCGCGAGCGGGGCAGGGCGGCCGAGGCCGAACGGACGCTGGTCGAGCCCGTGCTGAATGCGATCGCGGCCGAGGCGAAAGCGCGCCGCGCGCTGTTTGTCGGGTGTCAGGCGGGGCTGGCGGCGTGGGGCGATGCCGGATCGATCCGGCAGATCGTCCAGCATCTGGTCGCCAACGCCATCGACGCTTCGCCCGGCGACACCGCGGTGCAGGTGATCGCCGTTGCCGAGCATGGACGCGCGCGGATCGACGTAATCGATCAGGGAAGCGGCATGACGCGCGCCTTCATCCGGGACGAGCTGTTCAAACCGTTCGTTTCGACGAAGGACGGCGGCTTCGGACTGGGCGCCTTCGAGGCGCTGCAACTCGCGCAGGCGATGGGCGGGTCGATCGAGGTGGCGAGCGAACCCGGCAAGGGCAGCAATTTCACGCTGTGGCTGCCGCTTGCCGATGCGCATGCGGACGGCGCGGCCGACAACCGGATCATGAAGGTGGCGAACAGATGA
- the prsR gene encoding PEP-CTERM-box response regulator transcription factor, with protein sequence MSGGAEMRKLLVVEDDPGLQAQLKWAYDGYEVLIAGDHDSAIEMLRAEEPAVVTLDLGLPPDPDGTREGFRVLKSILEAKPDTKVIVVSGHGERASALAAIASGAWDFYQKPIDIDELGLIVRRAFHVRELEVENSRLAEQGSSDNRVLGGMITGAPEMLKVARTIERVANLDVSVMLLGASGTGKELLARGLHEASGRRDGAFVAINCAAIPENLLESELFGHEKGAFTGAVKTTEGKIELAHGGTLFLDEVGDIPLPLQVKLLRFLQERTIERIGGRKPIAVDTRIVCATHRDLDAMIVEQSFRDDLYYRLAEMVVRIPALAERPGDAVLLARHFLHQYAPTMNPAVRGFAPDALQAIDEGRWPGNVRELENRIKRAVIMADGKLVMSGDLDLAANESEAGEDYLNLRSAREAADRVAIRRAMTQSEGNISLAAKLLGISRPTLYDLLKQYRMHA encoded by the coding sequence ATGAGCGGCGGGGCCGAAATGCGCAAGCTGCTGGTCGTCGAGGACGATCCCGGCCTGCAGGCGCAACTGAAATGGGCGTATGACGGCTATGAGGTGCTGATCGCGGGCGACCACGACAGTGCGATCGAGATGCTGCGCGCCGAGGAGCCTGCGGTGGTGACGCTCGACCTGGGCCTGCCGCCCGATCCCGACGGGACGCGCGAGGGTTTTCGCGTGCTGAAGTCGATCCTCGAGGCGAAACCCGACACCAAGGTCATCGTCGTTTCGGGCCATGGCGAACGCGCCAGTGCGCTGGCGGCGATCGCCAGCGGCGCATGGGACTTCTATCAGAAGCCCATCGACATCGACGAGTTGGGGCTGATCGTCCGCCGCGCGTTTCACGTCCGCGAGCTGGAGGTCGAGAACAGCCGGCTCGCCGAACAGGGCAGCAGCGACAACCGTGTCCTCGGCGGGATGATCACCGGCGCGCCCGAAATGCTGAAGGTTGCGCGCACGATCGAGCGTGTCGCGAACCTCGACGTTTCGGTCATGCTGCTTGGCGCCAGCGGGACGGGCAAGGAGCTGCTCGCGCGCGGGCTGCACGAGGCGAGCGGGCGGCGCGACGGCGCGTTCGTCGCGATCAACTGCGCCGCGATCCCCGAGAATCTGCTCGAAAGCGAGTTGTTCGGGCACGAGAAGGGCGCTTTCACAGGTGCGGTGAAGACGACCGAGGGCAAGATCGAGCTGGCGCATGGCGGCACGCTGTTCCTAGACGAGGTCGGCGACATCCCGCTGCCGCTGCAGGTCAAGCTGTTGCGCTTTCTGCAGGAGCGTACGATCGAGCGGATCGGCGGCCGCAAGCCGATCGCCGTCGACACGCGCATCGTCTGCGCGACGCATCGCGACCTCGACGCGATGATCGTGGAGCAGAGCTTTCGCGACGACCTGTATTACCGGCTGGCCGAGATGGTCGTGAGGATCCCGGCGCTCGCCGAACGGCCGGGCGATGCCGTGCTGCTCGCGCGGCATTTCCTCCATCAATATGCGCCGACGATGAACCCTGCGGTTCGCGGCTTCGCGCCCGACGCGTTGCAGGCGATCGACGAGGGACGCTGGCCCGGCAATGTCCGCGAGCTGGAGAACCGGATCAAGCGGGCCGTGATCATGGCCGACGGCAAGCTCGTCATGTCGGGCGACCTCGATCTGGCGGCAAACGAGAGCGAGGCGGGCGAGGATTATCTGAATCTGCGCAGCGCACGCGAGGCGGCCGACCGCGTTGCGATCCGCCGCGCAATGACACAGAGCGAGGGCAATATCTCGCTCGCGGCGAAGCTGCTGGGGATCAGCCGCCCGACGCTCTACGACCTGCTCAAGCAGTATCGGATGCACGCCTGA
- a CDS encoding tetratricopeptide repeat protein, whose amino-acid sequence MGKARPLLAALIAAAALAGCDGPRPANPRDGWRQQMAELQAAIANNPDEIAARVKLARVQIRLGDGVGAEATVRAALAAGGKGDYLRPLLARAYALQGDGGRAFEALDSGPIAPDMIGEAAWVAGDVHLDNGDLDAARDAYDRAVQELPRESMLWVDVARFRDANADTLGARDAVDFAIELDRNNSAALAYKANIVRTQQGLTASLEWYEKALAADPDNAGALIEQAATFGDLGRYTDMLVSLRHAAALVPSNPRIYYLQAVLAARAGNYALARSLLQRTRGELDDDPGFMLLSAVVELELGGQAVAATWADRLLAEQPDNFTARRILAVSDWADGDADGAAEVLAPIVDRADADSWSLLLAARVAAETGDRDASAGFLARAASLNRGDAAPFAASNSYGLLAMGADAEPLNPAKAIPAMSADIAAGNYASAIARATRLRDANRGVADAHILLGDAAMAGGRYDLAIQSFRAARDLDAGERTTLRLANALFASGDSAGSGAAILALRDSQPSSIAADRLAGHLAMDIEHWDQAIEHFERVRQRIGNRDVVVLRELARAWAAKGDDKRARPLIALAYRLQPLNSEIMLFYADLLEKQGDRQAAEDLRDKAAQIGR is encoded by the coding sequence ATGGGCAAAGCACGGCCTCTGCTTGCCGCGCTGATCGCGGCAGCGGCGCTGGCCGGTTGTGACGGGCCGCGCCCTGCAAACCCGCGTGACGGGTGGCGGCAGCAGATGGCCGAACTGCAGGCGGCGATCGCGAACAACCCGGACGAAATCGCGGCGCGCGTCAAGCTGGCCCGGGTGCAGATCAGGCTTGGCGACGGTGTCGGCGCCGAGGCAACGGTACGGGCGGCGCTCGCCGCCGGAGGCAAGGGCGATTATCTGCGCCCGCTGCTCGCGCGCGCCTACGCGCTGCAGGGCGACGGCGGCCGCGCGTTCGAGGCGCTCGACAGCGGGCCCATCGCGCCCGACATGATAGGCGAGGCGGCGTGGGTTGCCGGCGACGTCCATCTCGATAACGGCGATCTCGACGCGGCGCGCGATGCCTATGACCGGGCGGTCCAGGAGCTACCGCGCGAATCGATGCTGTGGGTCGACGTCGCGCGCTTTCGCGACGCCAATGCCGACACGCTCGGCGCACGCGACGCGGTCGATTTCGCGATCGAGCTCGACAGGAACAACAGCGCCGCGCTGGCGTACAAGGCGAATATCGTCCGCACGCAGCAGGGGCTGACCGCCTCGCTGGAATGGTACGAGAAGGCACTCGCCGCAGATCCGGACAACGCCGGAGCACTGATCGAGCAGGCCGCGACCTTCGGCGACCTTGGCCGCTATACCGATATGCTGGTTTCGCTGCGCCACGCCGCCGCGCTGGTCCCGAGCAATCCGCGTATCTATTATCTGCAGGCCGTGCTCGCCGCGCGCGCCGGCAATTATGCGCTCGCCCGGAGCCTGCTCCAGCGGACGCGCGGCGAACTGGACGACGATCCCGGGTTCATGCTGCTGAGCGCCGTCGTCGAACTCGAACTTGGCGGGCAGGCCGTGGCGGCGACGTGGGCGGACCGGCTGCTTGCCGAACAGCCGGACAATTTCACCGCGCGCCGTATCCTGGCGGTTTCCGACTGGGCCGACGGCGACGCCGATGGCGCGGCCGAGGTACTGGCGCCGATCGTGGACCGCGCCGACGCGGACAGCTGGTCGTTGCTGCTTGCAGCGCGGGTCGCCGCCGAGACGGGGGACCGCGATGCCTCGGCGGGGTTCCTCGCCCGCGCGGCGTCACTGAACCGCGGCGATGCTGCGCCTTTCGCCGCGAGCAACAGTTATGGCCTGCTCGCGATGGGCGCCGATGCCGAACCGCTCAATCCGGCCAAGGCGATTCCGGCGATGTCGGCGGACATCGCGGCGGGCAATTATGCGAGCGCGATCGCGCGCGCGACCCGGCTGCGCGACGCGAACCGCGGGGTTGCCGACGCGCATATCCTGCTCGGCGATGCGGCGATGGCGGGCGGGCGCTACGATCTGGCGATCCAGTCGTTCCGTGCCGCGCGCGACCTCGACGCCGGCGAGCGCACGACCCTGCGGCTGGCCAATGCGCTGTTCGCCTCGGGCGATTCGGCGGGATCGGGCGCTGCGATCCTCGCGCTGCGCGACAGCCAGCCATCGAGCATCGCGGCCGACCGGCTCGCCGGGCACCTTGCGATGGATATCGAACATTGGGATCAGGCGATCGAGCATTTCGAGCGTGTACGGCAACGGATCGGCAACCGCGACGTCGTGGTGCTGCGCGAACTCGCGCGGGCCTGGGCGGCGAAGGGCGACGACAAACGGGCGCGGCCGCTGATCGCGCTCGCCTATCGGCTGCAACCGCTGAATTCGGAGATCATGCTCTTCTATGCCGACCTGCTCGAAAAGCAGGGCGACAGGCAGGCGGCCGAAGATTTACGCGACAAGGCCGCGCAGATCGGGCGTTGA
- a CDS encoding GntR family transcriptional regulator encodes MLDQSKPVYQRLRDVIANAILDGSFRDGDMLPSVRSLAAEEGANPLTVAKAYQTFQDEGLVTVKRGVGMFVAEGATDRLRELMRQDFLANVWPPVAQQMRRIGLDARTLLDLTDA; translated from the coding sequence ATGCTCGATCAGTCCAAACCCGTGTACCAGCGTCTGCGCGACGTCATCGCCAACGCCATCCTCGACGGCAGCTTCCGCGACGGCGACATGCTCCCGTCGGTGCGCTCGCTCGCAGCCGAGGAAGGCGCAAACCCGCTGACCGTCGCCAAGGCTTACCAGACCTTTCAGGACGAAGGTCTCGTGACGGTGAAGCGCGGCGTCGGCATGTTCGTCGCCGAAGGCGCGACCGACCGGCTGCGCGAGCTGATGCGGCAGGACTTCCTTGCCAACGTCTGGCCGCCGGTGGCGCAGCAGATGCGCCGCATCGGGCTCGATGCACGGACGCTGCTCGACCTCACCGACGCCTGA
- a CDS encoding nitroreductase — protein sequence MFNDTSSLRSHLATRRSGKARDMIAPGPDAAQLKDIIGLALRTPDHGKLAPWRIVTIADDQRDAFAKLLKDAWVAENPGAAGMDLSALDQFAHQAPSLVVLISTPVAGVKIPVWEQQMSAGAVGMNLLHAAHAHGFVGSWLTGWAAYSPDVAKAFGVGDGDAIVGYFFFGTPAADLSERPRPEYDDTVNAWDI from the coding sequence ATGTTCAACGACACCAGCTCGCTCCGCTCGCATCTCGCCACCCGCCGCTCGGGCAAGGCGCGCGACATGATCGCCCCCGGCCCCGATGCCGCCCAGCTCAAGGACATCATCGGCCTCGCGCTGCGCACCCCCGATCATGGCAAGCTCGCGCCGTGGCGGATCGTCACGATCGCCGACGACCAGCGCGATGCCTTCGCGAAGCTGCTCAAGGACGCGTGGGTGGCCGAAAATCCGGGCGCTGCGGGCATGGACCTGTCGGCGCTCGACCAGTTCGCGCATCAGGCCCCTTCGCTTGTCGTGCTGATTTCGACCCCGGTAGCGGGCGTAAAGATCCCTGTGTGGGAACAGCAGATGTCGGCCGGCGCGGTCGGCATGAACCTGCTCCACGCCGCGCATGCGCACGGATTCGTCGGCAGCTGGCTGACCGGCTGGGCCGCCTATAGCCCTGATGTTGCAAAGGCTTTCGGAGTCGGCGACGGCGACGCCATCGTCGGCTACTTCTTCTTCGGCACCCCGGCCGCCGACCTCTCGGAACGCCCGCGGCCCGAATATGACGACACCGTCAACGCGTGGGACATTTAA
- a CDS encoding peptide MFS transporter gives MIHPGDHNGWFGHPRQLKRLFTTEMWERFGYYGMRAILTLYLANHFLFSDTTTAGVYGGFTALVYLTPLIGGLIADRYLGSKRSVKFGAILMALGYFTLCFGGDTAKPFATIDAQRYDVTIEAKADGGGEARFVTVDGQKLEIRGNEDKSVSLLAPDGSEARKVEAANFKSDAERSPMFVAILLVGLALVTIGNGFFKPNISTIVGTLYEDGDRRRDAGFTIFYMGINLGSLISQFFCPILAEAVGWWAGFGLAAIGMTCSWLLFQFDGGRLKGYGERPEGADASKDWYIYGGALLAIPLVYFLFSNLMGYVKPEAGTGLIGYLSTLPIMGKVMFGTFILAIPGILAWAYFKGSRTEFQMMLAAMVLIVFNVVFWTLFEQAGSSLTLFAERNTMLEIGWTQPLFAMFRAMPYTYYLFFAAVFGGVAWLAWWFFSNGEDAAVKRTMGIAWIVVVVAAMIGMHIARMNGFGSERVYVMPAGQTQIFNALFIVLLAPLFSMLWNALAARGLEPNIPVKFGIALMGVGAGFLFLVWGSQFADSRAQVGLVWLAGLYLIHSIAELCISPVGLSMITKLSIARIVGLMMGVWFLSIATAQYVAGIVAQFASVETVGGQVTNLKVSLDTYIGVFQTIGLISILIGGVLLLLAWPLKYLMHGVK, from the coding sequence ATGATCCATCCGGGCGACCATAATGGCTGGTTCGGCCACCCGCGCCAGCTGAAGCGCCTGTTCACCACCGAGATGTGGGAACGCTTCGGCTATTACGGGATGCGCGCGATCCTGACGCTGTATCTCGCGAACCACTTCCTGTTCAGTGATACCACGACGGCCGGCGTCTATGGCGGTTTCACCGCGCTCGTTTACCTGACCCCGCTGATCGGCGGGCTGATCGCCGACCGCTATCTGGGGTCGAAGCGATCGGTGAAATTCGGCGCGATCCTGATGGCGCTCGGTTACTTCACCCTCTGTTTCGGCGGCGATACGGCGAAGCCCTTCGCGACGATCGACGCGCAGCGTTATGACGTCACGATCGAGGCGAAAGCCGATGGCGGCGGCGAGGCCCGCTTCGTCACGGTCGACGGGCAGAAGCTCGAAATCCGCGGCAACGAAGACAAGTCGGTTTCGCTGCTCGCGCCCGACGGCAGCGAAGCGCGCAAGGTCGAGGCCGCGAACTTCAAGTCGGATGCCGAGCGCTCGCCGATGTTCGTCGCGATCCTGCTCGTCGGTCTGGCGCTCGTCACGATCGGCAACGGCTTTTTCAAGCCCAATATCTCGACGATTGTCGGCACGCTCTACGAGGACGGCGACCGCCGCCGCGACGCGGGCTTCACCATCTTCTACATGGGGATCAACCTCGGTTCGCTGATCTCGCAATTCTTCTGCCCGATCCTCGCCGAGGCGGTCGGCTGGTGGGCGGGCTTCGGCCTCGCCGCGATCGGCATGACCTGCTCGTGGCTGCTCTTCCAGTTCGATGGCGGGCGGCTCAAGGGCTATGGCGAGCGTCCCGAGGGCGCCGATGCCAGCAAGGACTGGTATATCTATGGCGGCGCACTGCTTGCGATCCCGCTGGTCTATTTCCTCTTCTCGAACCTGATGGGCTATGTGAAGCCCGAGGCCGGCACCGGCCTGATCGGCTATCTTTCGACGCTGCCGATTATGGGCAAAGTCATGTTCGGTACCTTCATCCTCGCGATCCCCGGCATTCTGGCCTGGGCGTATTTCAAGGGCAGCCGCACCGAATTCCAGATGATGCTCGCGGCGATGGTCCTTATCGTCTTCAACGTCGTTTTCTGGACGCTGTTCGAACAGGCGGGATCGTCGCTCACGCTGTTCGCCGAGCGCAACACGATGCTCGAGATCGGCTGGACCCAGCCGCTCTTCGCGATGTTCCGCGCGATGCCCTATACCTATTATCTCTTCTTTGCCGCGGTGTTCGGCGGGGTCGCGTGGCTCGCCTGGTGGTTCTTCTCGAATGGAGAAGACGCGGCCGTGAAGCGCACGATGGGGATCGCGTGGATCGTGGTTGTGGTCGCCGCGATGATCGGCATGCACATCGCGCGTATGAACGGCTTCGGCAGCGAGCGCGTCTATGTCATGCCCGCGGGGCAGACGCAGATCTTCAACGCGCTGTTCATCGTTCTGCTCGCGCCGCTGTTCAGCATGCTGTGGAACGCGCTCGCGGCGCGCGGGCTCGAACCCAACATCCCGGTCAAGTTCGGCATCGCGCTGATGGGCGTCGGCGCAGGCTTCCTTTTCCTCGTCTGGGGATCGCAGTTCGCCGACAGCCGCGCGCAGGTCGGTCTGGTCTGGCTCGCGGGCCTGTATCTGATCCACTCGATCGCCGAGCTTTGCATTTCGCCGGTCGGGCTGTCGATGATCACCAAATTGTCGATCGCGCGCATCGTCGGCCTGATGATGGGCGTGTGGTTCCTCTCGATCGCGACCGCGCAATATGTCGCGGGGATCGTCGCGCAGTTCGCGAGCGTCGAGACGGTCGGTGGGCAGGTGACGAACCTGAAGGTCAGCCTCGACACCTATATCGGGGTCTTCCAGACGATCGGGCTGATCTCGATCCTGATCGGCGGCGTCCTGCTGCTGCTGGCGTGGCCGCTCAAATATCTGATGCACGGCGTAAAATAA